Proteins encoded together in one Prevotella scopos JCM 17725 window:
- the murC gene encoding UDP-N-acetylmuramate--L-alanine ligase, whose translation MELKDIKSVYFVGAGGIGMSAIARYFLHKGLIVAGYDKTLSELTHTLEKEGMDIHYEENVQLIPDACKEPSSTLVVYTPAIPSDHAELVYFKENGFEIQKRAQVLGTLTRTHKGLCFAGTHGKTTTSTMCAHLMHQSHLDCNAFLGGISKNYGTNYILSDHSDYVVIEADEFDRSFHWLRPWMSVITSTDPDHLDIYGTKEAYLESFRHYTELIKPGGALIIRKGLEMKPNVQEGVSIYEYSRDEGDFHAENVRIENGTIIFDFISPIENIKDVELGQPIPINIENGISAMAMAQLNGCTAEELRNGMKTYKGVDRRFDFKIKNDRHVFLSDYAHHPKEILQSAKSLKELYADRKVTAIFQPHLYTRTRDFYKEFADALSHFDEVVLTEIYPAREEPIPGVTSSLIYDNLHADVEKQMIKKDDVLDFVKSRDFDVLVVLGAGNLDNYVPEIAKILNKK comes from the coding sequence ATGGAACTCAAAGATATTAAATCAGTTTACTTCGTAGGTGCAGGTGGCATCGGGATGAGTGCTATTGCTCGCTATTTTCTCCATAAAGGATTGATAGTAGCAGGTTACGATAAGACACTATCTGAACTTACTCATACATTGGAGAAAGAAGGAATGGATATTCACTATGAGGAGAATGTTCAACTTATTCCTGACGCATGTAAAGAGCCATCCTCTACACTAGTTGTCTATACCCCTGCGATCCCTTCTGACCATGCAGAACTGGTTTATTTCAAAGAGAATGGATTTGAGATTCAGAAACGTGCACAAGTTCTCGGTACACTCACCCGCACACATAAGGGTCTTTGCTTCGCAGGAACACACGGAAAAACAACAACTTCCACTATGTGCGCACATCTTATGCATCAGAGCCATTTAGATTGTAATGCTTTCCTTGGAGGTATCTCTAAGAACTATGGCACAAACTACATCCTTTCTGACCACAGCGACTATGTTGTGATTGAAGCTGATGAGTTTGATCGTTCTTTCCACTGGTTGCGTCCTTGGATGAGCGTTATCACCTCTACTGACCCTGATCATTTGGATATCTATGGTACCAAAGAGGCATACCTTGAGAGTTTCCGTCACTATACAGAACTCATTAAACCGGGTGGCGCACTCATTATTCGTAAAGGTCTTGAGATGAAGCCTAACGTACAGGAGGGTGTTAGCATCTACGAGTATAGCCGTGATGAAGGTGACTTCCATGCAGAGAATGTACGTATTGAAAACGGAACGATTATCTTCGATTTCATTTCTCCTATCGAAAACATTAAGGATGTGGAGCTTGGACAACCTATCCCTATCAACATTGAGAACGGAATCTCGGCGATGGCTATGGCACAACTTAATGGCTGCACGGCAGAAGAGCTTCGCAATGGCATGAAGACCTACAAAGGTGTTGACCGCCGTTTCGACTTCAAGATTAAAAACGATCGTCATGTATTCCTCTCTGACTATGCACATCATCCTAAAGAGATTCTGCAGAGTGCAAAGAGTCTTAAAGAACTCTATGCAGACAGAAAGGTTACAGCAATCTTCCAACCACACCTCTACACACGAACACGCGACTTCTACAAAGAGTTCGCTGATGCACTAAGTCATTTTGATGAGGTGGTGTTAACAGAGATTTATCCTGCCCGTGAGGAGCCTATCCCTGGCGTAACAAGTTCACTCATCTACGACAACCTCCATGCGGACGTTGAGAAGCAGATGATTAAAAAGGACGATGTACTCGACTTTGTTAAATCAAGAGACTTTGATGTACTTGTCGTACTGGGTGCTGGGAACCTCGATAACTACGTACCAGAGATTGCTAAGATACTTAATAAAAAATAA
- a CDS encoding FtsW/RodA/SpoVE family cell cycle protein, translating to MKNKSLSNIFKGDKVIWMIFFFLCIISIVEVYSASSSLSYNGGNYWSPIIYHCSILIVGIALMVVVLNIKCRYFKLVTPIILGMSFLMLIWVLVAGQSTNGASRWISFAGIQFQPSELGKGALVLAIAQILSAMQTEHGADRKAFKYILILSGIMIILILFENLSTAMLIGLTVILMMFVGRVPLNQLGRLVGCIVLGVVLALSAVMLVGDDKKAEDELTAKQKLTEQTVSVQQEEESPGFIGKTLHRADTWKARIKKFFNNEYVAPKDYDLDKDAQVAHANIAIASSDVFGKGPGNSNERDFLSQAFSDFIYAIIIEEGGIEGAIFVALLYIILLFRTGIIANRCENSFPAFLAMGIAFLLVTQALFNMLVAVGLAPVTGQPLPLISKGGTSTIINCIYIGVILSVSRSAKKKKEDKIPSEKLSHVTV from the coding sequence ATGAAGAATAAATCTCTCAGCAACATATTCAAAGGCGACAAGGTAATATGGATGATCTTTTTCTTCCTATGTATCATCAGTATCGTTGAGGTATATTCGGCCTCAAGTTCACTGTCATACAATGGAGGAAACTATTGGAGTCCTATCATCTACCATTGTAGCATCCTTATTGTAGGAATAGCTTTGATGGTCGTTGTACTGAACATTAAATGCCGATACTTCAAACTTGTCACGCCAATCATCCTTGGAATGTCATTTTTAATGCTTATTTGGGTACTTGTGGCAGGACAGAGTACAAATGGAGCAAGCCGATGGATAAGTTTTGCAGGTATTCAGTTCCAACCTTCTGAGTTAGGAAAAGGAGCATTGGTTTTAGCAATTGCTCAAATACTGAGTGCGATGCAAACAGAACATGGAGCAGACCGAAAAGCTTTCAAATACATCCTGATTCTTTCAGGAATTATGATTATATTAATTCTATTTGAGAACCTTTCCACAGCCATGCTCATCGGGCTGACGGTTATTTTGATGATGTTTGTTGGTAGAGTTCCACTGAACCAATTAGGGCGTTTGGTAGGCTGCATTGTCTTGGGTGTTGTTTTAGCCTTATCCGCAGTTATGTTGGTGGGTGATGACAAGAAAGCAGAAGATGAGCTAACCGCCAAACAAAAACTTACAGAACAAACCGTGTCTGTACAACAGGAAGAAGAGTCACCAGGGTTCATCGGTAAAACACTACACCGTGCTGACACATGGAAGGCGCGAATCAAAAAATTCTTCAACAACGAATACGTAGCTCCGAAGGACTACGACTTGGATAAAGATGCACAGGTGGCACATGCTAACATTGCCATTGCTTCATCAGATGTCTTCGGTAAAGGACCAGGTAACTCTAACGAACGAGACTTCCTGTCGCAAGCCTTCTCTGACTTTATCTATGCGATTATCATTGAAGAAGGGGGCATCGAAGGAGCCATCTTTGTGGCACTTCTATACATCATCCTTCTTTTCAGAACAGGAATCATAGCTAATCGGTGCGAGAACTCCTTCCCTGCATTCCTTGCTATGGGCATTGCCTTCCTATTGGTTACACAGGCTCTGTTCAATATGTTAGTAGCCGTTGGCTTGGCTCCTGTTACAGGACAGCCTCTACCTCTTATCAGTAAGGGTGGCACCTCAACCATCATCAATTGCATCTATATAGGCGTAATACTCAGCGTAAGTCGTTCGGCTAAGAAAAAGAAAGAAGACAAGATACCTTCGGAGAAACTTTCACACGTAACAGTCTAA
- the murD gene encoding UDP-N-acetylmuramoyl-L-alanine--D-glutamate ligase — MKRIVILGAGESGAGAAVLAKKEGFDVFVSDMSAIKDKYKKMLDERGIEWEEGQHTEEKILNADEVIKSPGIPKEAPMVQKLIAQGTHIISEIEFAGRYTHSKMICITGSNGKTTTTSLIYHIFKDAGYDAGLAGNIGNSLALQVAEDPHEYYIIELSSFQLDNMYDFRANIAILLNITPDHLDRYDFKFENYADAKMRIIQNQTKDDSFIYWNDDPVIKKELEKFDVHAVCYPFSELKEKGSIGYIEEGEYTIEQPEPFNMEQEDLSLTGRHNIYNSLAAGIASNISGIKKENIRKSLSDFPGVEHRLEKVCKVAGVQYINDSKATNVDACWYALESMRTPTILIIGGKDKGNDYNCIKDLVKKKCRGIVYLGADNKKLHDNFDNLGIPVRDTHSMKDCVAACAEMAKPGDTVLLSPCCASFDLFKNMEDRGEQFKSYVRAL; from the coding sequence ATGAAAAGAATAGTAATACTTGGAGCTGGCGAGAGTGGTGCTGGTGCGGCCGTATTGGCAAAAAAAGAAGGCTTTGATGTTTTTGTATCAGACATGTCAGCCATTAAGGACAAGTATAAGAAGATGCTTGATGAACGTGGTATTGAATGGGAAGAAGGTCAGCATACAGAGGAGAAGATTCTTAATGCTGACGAAGTTATCAAGAGTCCTGGTATTCCAAAAGAAGCACCAATGGTTCAGAAACTCATTGCACAGGGAACGCATATCATCAGTGAAATTGAATTCGCTGGTCGATATACCCATTCCAAGATGATATGTATCACTGGTAGTAATGGTAAAACAACCACAACGAGTCTCATCTATCATATCTTCAAAGACGCAGGTTACGATGCTGGATTAGCTGGAAATATAGGAAACAGTCTTGCCCTACAAGTAGCAGAGGATCCACATGAGTATTATATCATTGAACTCAGTAGTTTTCAATTGGATAACATGTATGACTTCCGTGCCAACATTGCCATCCTTCTCAATATCACTCCTGACCATTTGGATCGCTATGACTTTAAGTTTGAGAACTACGCAGATGCAAAGATGCGTATCATTCAAAATCAAACGAAGGACGATAGTTTCATCTATTGGAATGATGACCCTGTCATCAAGAAAGAACTTGAGAAGTTTGACGTACATGCTGTATGCTATCCATTCTCCGAACTGAAGGAGAAAGGCAGTATTGGCTACATAGAAGAAGGAGAGTACACGATAGAACAACCTGAACCATTCAACATGGAGCAGGAAGACCTCTCACTGACAGGTCGTCATAATATCTACAACTCCTTGGCAGCTGGTATTGCCTCAAACATCAGCGGTATTAAGAAAGAAAATATCCGCAAGAGTCTAAGCGACTTCCCTGGTGTTGAACACAGACTTGAGAAGGTATGTAAAGTTGCTGGTGTACAATACATCAACGACTCAAAAGCCACGAATGTGGACGCCTGCTGGTATGCGTTGGAAAGTATGCGTACTCCAACCATTCTCATCATCGGAGGTAAAGACAAGGGTAATGACTACAATTGCATTAAAGACCTCGTGAAAAAGAAGTGTAGGGGTATTGTTTATCTAGGAGCTGACAACAAGAAACTCCATGATAACTTCGACAACCTAGGCATCCCAGTTCGCGACACTCACTCTATGAAGGATTGTGTTGCAGCTTGTGCTGAAATGGCAAAGCCAGGGGATACAGTTCTATTAAGTCCATGTTGCGCTAGCTTTGATCTCTTCAAAAATATGGAAGATCGTGGTGAGCAATTCAAGAGCTATGTAAGGGCTTTATAG
- a CDS encoding phospho-N-acetylmuramoyl-pentapeptide-transferase, translated as MLYYIFRWLDQFGISGTHLWGYISFRSILAMILALIISAWFGERFIKYLKKKQITEVQRDAEIDPFGVKKVGVPSMGGIIIIIALLIPVVLLGRLRNIYLLLMIVTTIWLGFLGGMDDFIKIFRHDKEGLKGKYKIIGQVTIGLIVGIVLWASPDVKANMNLEVANKNGQEVVIKHEAKAEKTLKTTIPFVKSHNLDYSELVGFLGKYKTAGGWILFVLMTIFVVTAVSNGANLNDGMDGMCAGNSAIIGVVLGILAYVSSHIQYAAYLNIMYIPGSEELVVFFMAFIGALIGFLWYNAYPAQVFMGDTGSLTIGGIIAVGAIIIHKELMLPILCGVFFVESLSVIVQVWYYKLGKRKGVKQRIFKRTPIHDNFRTQDNQLDPECKYLLKKPHSAVHESKITLRFIIVTIILAAMTIITLKIR; from the coding sequence ATGTTATACTATATCTTCCGTTGGCTTGATCAATTCGGCATCAGCGGAACCCACCTTTGGGGTTACATCAGTTTCCGTTCTATCTTAGCAATGATATTGGCACTGATTATCTCGGCTTGGTTTGGAGAGAGATTTATCAAATACCTCAAGAAAAAACAAATCACAGAGGTACAGCGTGATGCAGAGATTGACCCATTCGGTGTCAAGAAGGTTGGTGTACCATCAATGGGTGGTATCATCATCATTATAGCCCTCTTGATTCCTGTCGTCTTGTTAGGCAGATTACGTAACATTTACCTGCTGCTAATGATTGTAACAACCATTTGGCTTGGATTCCTTGGTGGAATGGATGACTTCATTAAGATTTTCAGACATGACAAGGAAGGACTGAAAGGTAAATACAAGATTATCGGACAAGTTACCATTGGTCTTATCGTAGGAATTGTTCTTTGGGCTTCGCCTGACGTTAAAGCCAATATGAATCTTGAAGTAGCAAACAAGAACGGGCAAGAGGTTGTCATCAAACATGAGGCTAAAGCTGAAAAGACATTGAAGACGACAATACCTTTTGTTAAATCACATAATCTTGATTATTCTGAGCTTGTAGGCTTCTTGGGTAAGTACAAGACTGCTGGTGGCTGGATTCTGTTTGTTCTTATGACAATCTTCGTTGTTACGGCTGTATCGAATGGTGCTAACCTAAACGATGGAATGGATGGTATGTGTGCTGGCAATTCCGCTATTATAGGTGTCGTCTTGGGTATATTGGCATATGTAAGTAGCCATATACAATACGCAGCCTATCTTAACATTATGTACATACCAGGTTCGGAAGAGTTAGTTGTGTTCTTCATGGCTTTCATTGGAGCATTGATAGGCTTCCTCTGGTACAATGCTTATCCTGCACAAGTGTTCATGGGCGACACGGGAAGTCTTACTATCGGAGGTATCATTGCAGTAGGTGCTATCATTATTCACAAAGAGTTGATGCTTCCTATCCTCTGTGGCGTATTCTTTGTTGAGAGCTTAAGCGTTATCGTTCAGGTGTGGTATTATAAGTTAGGAAAGCGTAAAGGTGTTAAGCAGCGCATCTTCAAGCGAACACCAATACACGATAACTTCCGTACACAGGATAATCAACTTGACCCTGAATGTAAGTACCTGTTGAAGAAGCCACATAGCGCAGTGCATGAGAGTAAGATTACCTTACGATTCATCATCGTGACCATCATCCTCGCAGCAATGACTATCATCACGCTAAAGATAAGATAA
- a CDS encoding UDP-N-acetylmuramoyl-L-alanyl-D-glutamate--2,6-diaminopimelate ligase yields MKLSELLKNVKTIACQGNLDVEIKDVNIDSRKIESGHLFIAMKGTQVDGHKFINKAIESGAVAILLEDMPEALNDKVTYVQVASTEEEAGEVATMFYGEPSRKLKLVGVTGTNGKTTVATLLYRMFREFGHKVGLLSTVCNYINDEEVPASHTTPDPIELNKLLADMVKAGCDYAFMECSSHAIHQHRIGGLEFAGAIFTNLTRDHLDYHKTFENYRNAKKMFFDGLTKQAFAITNLDDKNGMFMVQNTKATIKTYSIKRMADFRAKILECHFEGMYLEIDGKEVGVQFIGKFNVSNLLAVYGAAIMLGKKPEDILIAMSTLKSVNGRLEPIQSPEGYTAIVDYAHTPDALENVLNAIHDVLDNKGGRVITVCGAGGHRDKGKRPLMAQEAVKQSDTVILTSDNPRDEEPQAIIDDMLAGLDTTQRKKVLTITDRKEAIRTAIMMAQKGDVILVAGKGHENYQEINGVKHHFDDHEVIREIFGIK; encoded by the coding sequence ATGAAGTTAAGCGAATTACTTAAAAACGTCAAGACTATTGCTTGCCAAGGCAACTTAGACGTTGAAATCAAGGATGTGAACATTGATAGTCGCAAGATTGAAAGTGGTCATCTGTTCATCGCAATGAAAGGAACACAGGTAGATGGACATAAGTTCATCAATAAAGCAATTGAATCTGGCGCTGTAGCGATTTTATTAGAAGATATGCCAGAGGCACTTAATGATAAGGTAACATACGTTCAGGTAGCATCTACTGAAGAAGAAGCTGGAGAGGTTGCCACAATGTTCTATGGCGAACCATCACGCAAACTAAAGCTTGTTGGTGTAACGGGAACAAATGGTAAAACAACTGTTGCCACCTTATTATATAGAATGTTTCGTGAGTTTGGCCATAAAGTAGGCTTACTCTCTACTGTTTGCAACTATATTAATGACGAGGAAGTGCCTGCTAGCCATACAACTCCAGATCCAATAGAGCTTAATAAACTCCTTGCCGATATGGTAAAAGCTGGCTGCGATTATGCCTTTATGGAATGCTCTAGCCATGCCATCCATCAGCATCGTATTGGTGGATTAGAGTTTGCCGGTGCTATCTTTACTAATCTTACACGTGACCACCTCGACTATCACAAAACCTTCGAGAACTATCGTAATGCTAAAAAGATGTTCTTCGATGGCCTGACTAAGCAGGCTTTTGCCATCACCAACCTCGATGACAAGAATGGTATGTTCATGGTTCAAAATACAAAGGCAACCATCAAGACCTACTCTATCAAGCGCATGGCTGATTTCCGCGCAAAGATCTTGGAGTGCCACTTTGAAGGAATGTATCTTGAGATTGATGGCAAAGAGGTTGGTGTACAGTTTATTGGTAAGTTCAATGTGAGCAATCTGCTAGCAGTATATGGTGCTGCCATCATGTTAGGTAAGAAGCCTGAAGATATTCTGATAGCAATGAGTACACTGAAGAGTGTCAACGGACGATTAGAGCCAATCCAGTCGCCAGAAGGTTATACAGCCATCGTTGATTATGCCCATACACCTGACGCATTAGAGAATGTTCTCAATGCTATTCACGACGTACTGGACAATAAGGGTGGTCGTGTCATCACTGTTTGTGGTGCTGGCGGACATCGCGACAAGGGAAAGCGTCCTTTGATGGCACAGGAAGCTGTTAAACAAAGTGACACTGTCATCCTTACAAGTGACAACCCCCGAGATGAAGAGCCACAGGCCATCATAGACGATATGCTTGCAGGACTCGACACGACACAGCGTAAGAAGGTTCTCACAATTACAGATCGCAAAGAAGCCATACGCACTGCAATCATGATGGCGCAGAAGGGTGACGTAATCCTTGTTGCTGGTAAAGGACATGAAAATTACCAAGAGATAAATGGTGTAAAACATCACTTCGATGACCATGAGGTGATTCGTGAAATCTTTGGTATAAAGTAA
- a CDS encoding penicillin-binding protein — protein MSKFDNSKIMPRYSVIAIIMSIIAVAVIGKTIYTMTAGRAYWLEVAASQKKDSVTVKPTRGNILSCNGQLMASSLPEFKVYMDFNALKEAGNDTAFIDSINYISKGLNNIFPEKSAAYFKQHLMEGYHKGSKHWAIWNDRIDYNTFKEIQSLPIFHLSKYKSGFHWDEFNARRRPFGSLAQRTIGDMFGAKDTARCGLELSYDSILRGTNGIIHRRKVRNKFLDITDTPPIDGADIVTTIDVSMQDLAERALLDELKDPNVNGNVGVAIVMEVATGDVKAIVNLDKCSDGEYREVKNHAVSDLLEPGSVFKTASIMTALDDGVVDTMYTVQTSSGVWNMYGRDMKDHNWTRGGYGTLTLPWTLKYSSNIGVSRIIDIHYHNNPEKFVQGIYDLGLAADLRIPIVGYSPAKIRMPRKNSRGQYVNWSATALPWMSIGYETQIPPISTLAFYNAIANGGKMMRPRFVKQIIKNGKVIYNNPPQVIKERIAKESTIKEITRILTEVVSEGLGKKAGSDKFLVAGKTGTAQMSKGALGYKSGGTNYLLSFAGFFPADKPRYSCIVCIQKTGLPASGGGMSGVVFHHIAEGIMAQSLKLNVTDARDSSSNTIPSAKTGNLLATDYVLNALGFNITNGWNGAYPFGNPVWGRTLEKGKSITFQKEQVPKANIVPDVHGMGARDAVYLMEKHGIKVILIGRGRVIQQSVAPGEKIKKGMKCELRFG, from the coding sequence ATGAGTAAGTTTGATAATAGTAAAATAATGCCCCGTTACAGTGTTATAGCAATTATCATGTCGATTATTGCTGTAGCTGTCATTGGTAAGACTATCTATACCATGACTGCAGGTAGAGCTTACTGGTTGGAAGTTGCCGCTTCTCAAAAGAAGGATAGTGTCACTGTAAAACCAACCAGAGGTAACATTCTTAGTTGTAACGGGCAACTCATGGCAAGCTCATTACCCGAATTTAAAGTATATATGGACTTCAATGCTCTCAAGGAAGCAGGGAATGACACCGCTTTTATTGATAGCATCAACTATATCAGCAAAGGCTTAAACAACATCTTTCCAGAGAAGTCAGCAGCATATTTCAAACAGCATCTGATGGAAGGTTATCATAAGGGAAGTAAGCACTGGGCTATATGGAACGATCGTATTGACTATAACACATTCAAGGAAATACAGAGTCTTCCTATTTTCCACCTTTCTAAATATAAAAGTGGATTCCACTGGGATGAGTTTAATGCACGCCGCCGCCCATTCGGGTCACTGGCTCAACGTACGATTGGCGATATGTTCGGTGCAAAGGATACTGCACGTTGTGGACTCGAGCTATCTTACGACTCAATCCTTCGTGGTACAAATGGTATTATACACCGTCGTAAGGTACGTAACAAGTTCTTGGATATCACAGACACACCGCCTATCGATGGTGCCGACATCGTGACAACCATCGATGTTAGTATGCAAGACTTAGCCGAACGTGCCCTCTTAGACGAACTGAAAGACCCTAATGTCAATGGTAACGTCGGTGTTGCCATCGTGATGGAAGTTGCTACAGGCGATGTGAAGGCCATTGTCAACTTAGACAAATGTAGTGATGGTGAATATAGAGAGGTGAAGAATCATGCTGTAAGCGACTTATTAGAACCAGGTTCTGTCTTCAAGACTGCTTCAATCATGACTGCCCTCGATGATGGAGTCGTTGACACAATGTACACGGTTCAAACAAGTAGTGGCGTATGGAACATGTATGGGCGAGACATGAAGGACCATAACTGGACACGTGGTGGATATGGTACCTTAACGCTACCATGGACTTTAAAGTACAGTTCAAATATTGGTGTCAGCCGCATCATTGACATTCATTATCATAATAACCCTGAGAAATTTGTACAGGGAATATACGATTTGGGGCTTGCAGCTGACTTACGCATCCCTATCGTTGGCTATTCACCTGCAAAGATACGTATGCCACGTAAGAATAGTCGCGGACAATATGTGAACTGGAGTGCTACAGCTCTCCCATGGATGAGTATTGGTTACGAAACACAGATACCGCCGATATCAACCCTCGCTTTCTATAATGCCATCGCCAATGGAGGTAAGATGATGCGTCCACGCTTTGTGAAGCAGATAATCAAGAATGGAAAAGTCATCTATAACAATCCTCCACAGGTTATCAAGGAGCGCATTGCTAAAGAGAGTACCATAAAGGAAATCACACGTATTCTGACCGAGGTGGTATCTGAAGGACTTGGCAAGAAGGCTGGTTCTGACAAGTTCCTTGTAGCGGGAAAGACGGGTACTGCACAGATGTCAAAAGGAGCTTTGGGCTATAAGAGTGGAGGAACGAACTATCTCCTTAGCTTTGCAGGCTTCTTCCCTGCAGACAAGCCACGTTACTCTTGTATTGTTTGCATACAGAAGACCGGTTTACCAGCGTCAGGAGGTGGTATGAGTGGTGTTGTATTCCATCACATTGCAGAAGGTATCATGGCTCAGAGTCTGAAGCTGAACGTAACGGATGCACGTGATTCTTCATCCAATACTATCCCCAGCGCAAAGACGGGTAACCTACTTGCTACAGACTATGTGCTTAATGCACTCGGCTTCAATATTACAAATGGATGGAATGGTGCCTATCCTTTCGGCAACCCTGTATGGGGAAGGACGTTAGAGAAAGGAAAGTCGATAACTTTCCAAAAAGAACAAGTACCAAAAGCAAACATTGTACCTGATGTCCACGGAATGGGAGCACGTGACGCTGTTTACTTAATGGAGAAGCATGGTATCAAAGTAATACTCATAGGCAGAGGACGTGTCATACAACAGAGCGTTGCACCAGGCGAAAAGATTAAGAAAGGAATGAAGTGTGAACTCCGATTCGGATAA
- a CDS encoding FtsL-like putative cell division protein → MNDEKDKKIPILTEQALNEVQTVFTEESTNVTEQLIATEAVEEKPLPTANDKAATPLTEEEEKRIEEEAEVEKIKAAIEEQAREDEQPQSSNFTLRKILGGDILSARFFRHNIWLIITIVLFTIVYISNRYSVQKYLIEIDKLNKELEDAKYRALSSSSQLTEKTRESHILEILKTRKDSVLKMSDRPPYIIDIPEK, encoded by the coding sequence ATGAATGACGAGAAGGACAAGAAAATTCCAATACTGACGGAGCAAGCGCTCAATGAAGTGCAGACTGTCTTCACAGAAGAGAGCACAAACGTCACAGAACAACTCATAGCGACTGAGGCGGTAGAAGAAAAGCCACTACCAACTGCTAATGACAAAGCAGCGACACCACTAACGGAGGAAGAAGAAAAGAGAATAGAAGAAGAGGCAGAAGTTGAAAAGATTAAAGCAGCCATCGAGGAACAAGCCCGCGAAGATGAGCAACCACAATCATCCAACTTCACTCTAAGAAAGATTCTCGGTGGCGACATTCTCTCTGCGCGTTTCTTTCGCCATAATATTTGGTTGATTATTACCATCGTATTATTCACAATCGTCTATATATCAAACAGGTACAGCGTACAGAAGTACCTCATTGAAATAGATAAGCTAAATAAAGAATTGGAAGACGCCAAATATCGTGCACTATCAAGTAGCAGTCAACTCACCGAGAAGACACGTGAGAGCCATATTCTTGAAATATTGAAAACAAGAAAAGACAGTGTACTAAAGATGTCAGATCGTCCACCTTATATTATAGATATACCCGAGAAATAG
- the rsmH gene encoding 16S rRNA (cytosine(1402)-N(4))-methyltransferase RsmH produces MIKTAECYHIPVLLNESIEGLNLHANGVYVDATFGGGGHSREILSRLPANSHLYSFDQDADAEQNIDRMGLSDEQLDRFTFVRSNFRYLKNWMRYYGVEYIDGLLADLGVSSHHFDDETRGFSFRFEAPLDMRMNKRAGMTAADILNNCDEERLADILYLYGELKQSRRIASAIIKTRGQNPYKTTNDLLATIEPFFQRTREKKDMAKMFQALRIEVNHEMDALKEMLMAATELLRPGGRLSVITYHSLEDRMVKNIMKSGNIEGKMKQDFFGRIETPFRLINNKVITASNDEQERNPRSRSAKLRIAEKKANE; encoded by the coding sequence ATGATTAAAACTGCAGAATGTTACCACATCCCAGTACTCCTCAACGAAAGCATCGAGGGTTTGAATCTTCATGCCAATGGGGTTTACGTGGATGCAACATTCGGTGGGGGAGGTCATAGCAGAGAGATTCTTTCTCGTTTACCAGCTAATAGTCATCTATACAGCTTCGACCAAGATGCTGATGCTGAGCAGAACATTGACAGAATGGGCTTAAGCGACGAACAACTAGATCGTTTCACCTTCGTTCGTTCCAACTTCAGATACTTAAAGAACTGGATGCGATATTACGGAGTAGAATACATAGACGGATTACTTGCTGACCTTGGTGTAAGTAGCCATCATTTCGATGACGAGACACGTGGCTTCTCTTTCCGTTTTGAAGCTCCACTTGACATGAGAATGAACAAACGAGCAGGAATGACTGCTGCCGACATTCTCAACAACTGCGATGAAGAACGATTGGCAGACATACTCTATCTCTATGGAGAACTGAAGCAGTCGCGCCGTATCGCCTCAGCCATCATCAAAACAAGAGGTCAGAACCCATATAAAACCACTAATGATTTACTGGCAACCATCGAACCTTTCTTTCAACGGACACGTGAGAAGAAAGACATGGCAAAGATGTTCCAAGCCCTTCGCATCGAAGTAAACCATGAGATGGACGCTCTTAAAGAGATGCTGATGGCTGCCACCGAACTTCTACGTCCTGGCGGAAGATTATCAGTTATCACCTACCACTCATTAGAAGATAGAATGGTAAAGAACATAATGAAGTCGGGGAATATAGAAGGGAAAATGAAACAAGACTTCTTCGGACGAATAGAAACACCGTTCCGATTAATCAACAATAAGGTTATCACCGCAAGTAACGACGAGCAAGAGCGCAATCCACGAAGCCGCAGTGCAAAACTAAGAATAGCAGAAAAGAAAGCAAATGAATGA